The following nucleotide sequence is from Deltaproteobacteria bacterium.
CCAAGCGCTGCAAGCTCCTTTGATTTAACGCGTACCCCACTCATTGCAAGAAAACAGATTTTCATAGCAGCACCCCCCAGGCCATAATTAACGCGGCCACCATAAATGACGTGGCAGGCAGGACAAGAAAATATTTCAGTGAATTCTTATAGGCCGCTGCCATGCAGCCAGGGGGCATACCAAGGGCAGCAAAAATCATTGTATAAGAACCGAGCTGCATCAGCTCCGGAGAGAGATTGATATTGGCCAGCTCCCTGCCGTACAGAATATTAATAATGGAAAGAGCAATAAATGCCACGTGACCGAGACGAACAAAGCGCCTGGGCAGGGATGAATAATCCTCTAATCCTGCCGGGCTCTTGACGGGCCCGGCGAAAGACCAAAGCCCCATGATCATGCCCGATATGATACCTCCGTTAATCCATAACCATCCGAATGTAATATTTAGCTCTCCCATTTCATTGCCTCCCGATAAAGTTTCTCTTTGACTAATTTATAGAGCATCTCCTGTGCCGGCAGACATGGTCAAAATTAAGCTTTGATTATTAACTACTTAGCTAATTGCAGTTAAAATCTCACTATAAAATCCCCAAAGTGAATTGACAATGATTGACAAGAGGTGTACATTTGGTGAACAGATAGAGCCCATATTCAAATGAACGCGGTATTGCTTTTACCCCCTCTCCCTTGATGGGAGAGGGCTGGGGTGAGGGTGAAAGCTTCTAGCAATTTACACCTTTCCCCCTCCCACCAGGGTTGAACATTATCCAGCCAGACAAAGCTGATAAACGCTATTTCACTCCTGGAATGGAGATTTAAAGAGGAGCCAAACCATGAAAAAGCTATTCGACGATAAAGACCTATCCTTCGGGCGTGCCATCTCGAAACTTGCCTACTGTAACCCTTTCTTACCCGAAAGAATTGAATATGAAAGAGAAGCTCTTGGAGATAATTTCGATGAAGGGGAGGCCCACTGGAATATAAAAGCCGGCCACTACGATGAGAGGCCCAACCTTGTTAAAATCATTACCCTTATGGAGGATTTTTTAAAAAGAAAGTGCAGGCTGCTTAAAGAAGGGAAAAAGGGAAACAAGGAAGAAATGGCTCTTTATACTGACATGGTTCTCTTTCTCCTCTATCACCGTTATCATGAACAGTTGCAGGCCATTATCGATGAAGCGGAGAAGCAAGGGAAATGTGCAGGGAAAATATCTTTTTTTATTAATTTCAGGAAAGACGCTTCCTCCTTTCTTGACCTTCCCAACTTTAAAGATGCCATTGATAGTCCTCATATTTTCGCATGCTTCTTCCAGCTAAGACGTGCCTTTCACCATATCTTCAGCCACATTATCGGAACTTCCCATGCTGCCACAAAACTGAGAGCCTCTGTCTGGCAATCCATATTTACTCACGACCTTAGACGTTACCAAAAAACGCTTTATTCCATTATGGGTGATATGACGACACTCATTACAGGTCCTTCGGGAACGGGGAAAGAGCTGGTAGCAAGGGCCATCGGTATGTCGAGATATATCCCCTTTGATGAGCAAACAGGAAGATTTGAAGCCGACTTTACAGGGCTCTTCCTGCCGCTCAATATTTCTGCCCTTACGCCGACACTTGTCGAGTCGGAACTTTTCGGACATAAAAAGGGGGCATTTACAGGAGCACTTCAAGACAGGGCCGGATGGCTTGAAAGCTGCTCTCCAAGGGGAACGGTCTTTCTCGACGAGGTAGGAGAAATAGACGCCGCCATACAGGTGAAACTCCTGCGCGTATTACAGGAAAGAACTTTTCAGCGTCTTGGCGATACAAAGAATTATACTTTCAAGGGAAAGATCATTGCCGCCACCAACCGCAATCTCTCCAAAGAAATGGAAGAGGAAAATTTCAGGAGCGATTTTTATTACCGCCTCTGTTCTGACATTGTTAAAACGCCCTCTCTCTATGATCAGCTAAGGGAATCGAAGGATGAACTGAAAACACTGGTTCTCTTTATCGCTAAACGACAGGTGGGTGAAGAGGCCGAGCCCCTGGCACGTGAAGTGGTCGGCTGGATCGATAGCAACCTGGGTCGCTATTACCGATGGCCCGGCAATATTCGGGAGCTGGAGCAGTGTATCAGAAATATTATGATAAGAAATGAATATACCCCTCAGTCGGTATCCAATACGGATAAGGACAAGCAGTTCCTGGCAGAAATCCAGTCAGCTGCATTAACGGCGGAAGAACTACTGAACAGGTACTGTTCAATTGTCTATTCACAAACGGGAAGTTACCAGGAGACGGGGCGCAGGTTGGGCCTTGATCGGCGGACGGTGAAGGCAAGGGTTGATGCGGGGGAGGACAATTAATTCCATTTCAAAATCCCTCTCAATACCCTTAAGGGGCATACCCCCCCCTTTTCTAAAGGGGGAAGCTAGAATCCCTCCCTTTTGTAAAGGGAGGTTGGAGGGATTTAAATCTCTTTCTTAAAATTCTGAGACTATATTTATTCTGTAAAAAGCTTAAATTTGCCTGTTTATTCGATCACATGTTTGATATTTGTGGAATCTCTGGTATAAGTTAACGCACGGATAGAAGGTATATAAAATAAATGTTAGAGCGTATGAAATACACTTTAGATACAAACTGCATAATTGATCTTGAAGAAGGTAGAGCAGATGCAATTCATTTGAAAAAACTTATTTCAATGCACCGAAATAACGATATCGAGTTATTTGTCGTTGCTATAAGCGCGTCTGAGAATCAGAAGGGAGGCAAAACCAGTAAAACATTTGATGATTTTTTATTAAAGCTGTCTGCAGCAGATCTTGAAGATACAAAAATGTTACTACCAATGCTATATGGGGGAGTTTCTTTTTGGGGTCATACAATATGGGGTGCGGCTCCAGGTGCGAAGGAATTAGAAGAAAAAGTACATAACATCCTTTTCCCAGGCACACCAATTCAGAACCCTCAACAAGTACAATATTCCGAGAGAAAATGGAGAAACAAAAAGTGCGATGTGCAAATTGCCTGGGCGCACATTTATCATGGCAACGATATACTAGTAACCGGAGATGATAACTTCCATAAAAATGCTGAAGCGTTACGAAATATTGGGCTTAATCAAGTTATCAGACCCTCTGAAATTTAGCCTTGTAGGGCGAGTAAGCCTGCGCCACCCGCCACAGAATTGATTACTGCAGGTAATATGTGAAAGGGAAAAACATTATTGTGAAACAGTATAAATATACATTGCTATTCATGGGATTATTTATTTGTTTTCAATGTTTATCGGGAGATACATTTGCTCAAACAACAAGTTCACCCCAGAAAGTATCCATTAAAGAAACAAATGATAAGGCAAAAAAGCTGCTATGGAAAGGTGATATCCAGAAAGCAATTGAATTATGGCTTAGTGCTATTGATTTGAACCAAACGATAGAAGCGTCAATGAAGGCCGAAATTTTGAACAACCTTGGCTTTGCCTATTATCAATATGATTGGTACGAAAGTGCAGAATATTATTTGCAGTCAGCTAAACAGATAGCTCCTGACAGGTGGTCTATTTATCTAAATCTTGCCGACTTGTATTATGATAGCGATTTTTTTCAGCAGGCTATTAAAAACTATGAAATTCTTTTAGATTTAAATCCTAATTACAAATACAGAGATAATATTATAAAAAAGATTAATCAAATAAAAAACGATCACCTTGACTTTAATTTATATTCATTAGATGAAATAAAAAATGACTTAAAGATGAACAATGAAAAACTCATGTTCCAAAAAGAAGTTATTTTAGATGATACTGAAAGACCTGATTATTTAATAACATTTCATAATATTAAAATTGATTCTATAGGGATAGTAGTTATTGTTTGGGCTCAGGTTGAAAAAAAGTTTAAGAAAGTATTAGAGTTGCTTGGCAGTCATTATGACGAATTTCAAATATTTAAATATGGTGACAATCATTTTGTTAAACTTTTAGAAGAATTACCTGGTAGCGGCCTTTATACCGAAGAAACTGTTTTCTGTGTTTTACCTGACAATACTTGGCAGAAAATTCCTTTTGACAGAGCAGATAATGGATACATAAAAGGACTGAAGAAAAATCAATATGTAAGGAAAGCCTATAGTAATTTTACTGACAATGAGATGAATTATACTGTAACTATTGCAAATGAAAACGATCCAAATTGTTGCCCTTCCGGTGGTAGCATATATGGCACCTACAATCTAACTGGGAAAATGACTTTAAATAAGAATAAAAACATTTATGATACAAGTTTCATTATAACAGGCCGTTAGGATCGTAGAGTACGTAAGCTTACGCCAGCCGCCGTATGAGCTATCCAACCAAAACAAAAATCTGCATCCTATCTTGCACCAGGCTCCTGCACCGGTTTATCCCGAAAATATTTAAAGGAAAAGACAGCCATGAAGATTGTTTCAACAACTGATTTAGATAAAATTCCAAGTATTCACAACCCGCAAGTCAATAAACTTGAAATACTCCATGCCGGCGATGTTCCGCATATTGATAAGGTAGGACAGGTTATTTTTGCTCCCGGGCAAATCATTCCAATTCATACGCATGCGGATATTCATGAGATTTTCTTTATTAGATCCGGGAATGGTGTTATTCGTTGTAACGGGGAGGAACGCCATGTAAGAGAAGGTACATGTATTGTCGTTGAGCCAAATGAAGCCCATGAAGTAGAGAATACCGGTTCAGATACCATGTTACTCATCTATATAAAGATGGATTCCGTCAGTTCCGGAAGTAAATTAAAAGCAGCGTAAAAGAGAGGCCCGTAAGGCGGGTAAGCCTGTGCCACCCGCCGTTTGCCCTATTCAAATCCCCCTCAATCCCCCTTTCTTAAAGGGGGAAGCATGAATTCACCACCACCTTTATTTATTTCCAAAAAAACGTTATCATAACTCCAAATTCACACAGGAAATAAACTGATGAAAGACAACATTTTCGACTCTTCTGAAATACAGGGAGAGTTTAAGTTTGACGAAAAAGTAGCACAAGTCTTCGATGATATGCTATCTCGCTCCGTTCCCTTTTACGGCGAAGTGCAACGCATTATTGCCGAACTGTCACTTAAATATTGGCAGGAGGGGACTAGAATATACGACCTCGGCTGCTCTACGGCAACGACGATCATCAATATCTGTAGCATGGCCGGTGATAGAAAGCTACTTATTACCGGTATCGATTCATCGGAACCGGTAATAGCAAAGGCGAGAGAGAAAGTGGAAAAGGCTGGTCTCAAGGATCAAGTTGAGCTACTTTGCAGTGATATTAATGATGTAGAATTTAACAATGCAAGTGTTGTAATCATGAACTACACACTCCAGTTCATTACCCCCGAAAACAGGCCCACACTTATTAAAAAAATATATGACGGACTTGTCGATGGCGGAATTCTTCTCCTTTCGGAAAAGGTTCTGGAAGAGGATGAAGAGATGAGCAACCTTTTTATCGATAAATATTATGAATTCAAAAAGAAAATGGGTTACAGCGACCTGGAAATCGCTAAAAAAAGAGAGGCCCTCGACAAGGTGCTCATTCCTTTTACTGTAGACAGTGAACTGGATCTTCTGAGGCAGGGCGGCTTTAAAAACCCGTCCCTTTTCTTCAAATGGTTTAACTTCGCTTCATTTATCGCTGTTAAGGGCAGAAGCAATGGATAACTACCTGGAACCTTTTGCCGACCGGATCGAGATCGAGGAAATCAACGGGCTTCGTGCAGAGAGGGACACATGGATGCTAAAAAAAGGCGCCCTCCCTTTCAAGGCTGCAGTCGAGACTCTGCCGGCGTTCAGCAGCAAATATATAGACCTCTCAGGCGATACCATAACCATAGGAAAACGGGAAGAGCTGACGGAAGAACAGTTTGAAGCGCTTTTAAAAGCAGCTAAGACCCTCCTTCCCTGGCGCAAAGGACCCTTCAAGCTCTTTGATCACTTCATTGATTCGGAATGGAAAAGCAACTTTAAGTGGGACCGCATCTATCCACACCTGTCCCCACTAAAGGGAAAGGTCATTGCTGATATAGGATGTAACAACGGTTACTACATGTTCCGCATGGCCCATTACGATCCCAAGCTTGTTATAGGCTTCGATCCTATGCCGAGATTCAGGTATATTTTCAACATGGTCAATCGTTTCGCTTCTCTTCCCAACCTTAAGTTCGAGCTGTTGGGAGCCGAACATGTGCATCATTTTAAAAACATGTTTGATACCGTTTTCTGCATGGGAGTCCTCTACCACAGCCGAAACCCTATCCAGATTTTGACCGGGATCTGGGAGGCCATGAAGCCGGAAGGCGAGCTTATTGTGGAAGGAATAGGAATCCCCGGTGAAGGCTCTTTTGCAATTTTTCCTGAAGACCGCTATGGAAAAGCAAGAAATGTCTGGTTCATTCCCACGGCAGACTGTCTGGCAAACTGGGTCAAAAGGGCAGGCTTTAAAGATGTGGAATGTTTTTCTATCGATAAAACAAATTCGGAAGAACAAAGAGCAACGGAGTATGCGCCATGGGAAAGCCTCGATGATTTCCTCGACCCAAAGGACCCTTCGAAAACGGTAGAAGGCTATCCGGCGCCGGTAAGGATCTGCATAAAGGCCAGGAAAAAAACAAACTGAAAAACCTCTTGATAACAAATCAATATTAAGCTAGCCTTGCTTATGGAGGGAGATGAATAATGAAGAAAATCTGCTTGCTGATCACATTAATGCTTTTTCTTTATCCCGGCTATTCCAGAGCAATGGAAGTCAATTTCCTGAAATTCTGCGAATTTCTTGAAGTGGATTCAGAAGAACTTTCCAAAGATGCCAAGGCAGTTACTATCTCCTGTGTCGCCTTTATAAAAGGCGTTGTTGAAGCGCATAAAGCTTTGGTTATGGAAAATAAAATTAAACCGCAGTTCTGTAAGCCGTCGAGGGTAACTTACGGTAAAATCGGATTAATGTATCTGGAATACGAAAGAAAGCATTCCCCCAAGCCTCACCAGAATGAAGCGGAATTCTTATTGCAGGCCCTTAAAGACGCATACCCCTGCAAATGAAGTCCGCCACTTTACTTCTTCCCGTTATTTCTGAATAAGCTCTATTTTGTAACCATCGGGATCTTCAGCAAAGGCAATGACTGTCGTCCCATGCTTCATGGGGCCCGGCTCTCTCACTATTTTACCGCCCAGCGCTTTTATATGGTCGGCCATTTTATAAATATCGTCAGTTTTTACGGCAATATGCCCGAAAGCATCACCCATAGTATAAGTTGACCGGTCCCAGTTGTATGTTAGTTCTATTTCATGGCCACCGCTGTCGCCATAGGCGACGAAAGCAAGGGTGAACTTCCCGCCGGGGTAGTCCTTTTTCCGCCTCAGTTTCATTCCCATTGCTTCAGTATAAAACCTTATTGATTTGTCAAGGTTTCCCACCCTGACCATGGTATGTAAAATTTCCATATAAACCGTCCTCCGCACATAATTTATAATCTTGATTCAACTATACGGACATCCTGCTGTCAAGGCCGGAAACAGTTTTTATATTGCAGATGAAAATCCTTGATTTATTAGGTAAATCTGTTAGTATTTACCATGATATATTAGTGACTTATTTTGAAATTCCCCCGAGAAGGTTCGATATGATTATTCAGTGCGATCAGTGCCAATCCAAATTCAAACTTGATGATTCCAAAATCACGGAAAAAGGCGCCAAAGTAAGGTGCAGTAAATGCAAACATATTTTTACGGTAAAAAAGGAAGCGCCGCCTGTCGAAGAAAAGCAGGCGCCGTCAGCAACCCCTCCCGTGGAGAAGGAAGCGTTTAAAGAATCGATGCCTGAAAAAGAAGAAGAAAGTCAAGATTTTGGCTTTGAGGAAGAGGAAGAAACTGAAAGCAAACTTCCCGGCGAAGAAGATATTTTCGGAGAAGAGGAAGAGGAAGATCTGTCAGGCTTTGGGGGGGGGCTGGAAGAAGAAGAAGAGGACCTTACCTGGGGTGATCTGGGAGGTGAAGGGGAAGGGGGGGAAGAAGGAGAAGGAGAAGAAGATCTTGAAGATGATTTTGAGATAAATGAAGAAGACTTCGGCCTTGGAGTGAGCAGAGAGGCCACTCCAGGGGAGCCTGAGAGTGAAGTGCCGGGTCCAGAGGCCGGACCCGAAGGCGAAGGCGAGGCCGGTGGCTTCGGGCTCGAAGGCGAAGGCGAGGCCGGTGGCTTCGGGCTCGAAGGCGAAGGCGAGGCCGGTGGCTTCGGACTCGAAGGCGAAGGCGAGGCCGGTGGCTTCGGACTCGAAGGTGAAGGCGAGGCCGGTGGCTTCGGGCTCGAAGGTGAAGGCGAGGCCGGTGGCTTCGGACTCGAAGGTGAAGGCGAGGCCGGTGGCTTCGGACTCGAAGGTGAAGGCGCCGGTGAAGCTGAGGCGCCCGGTTTTGGAGATCTCGACCTGGATGCGAGTGGCGAGTTGGAAACGGAGACAGCCGCACCCGAGCCACAAGCTATGGAAGAAGAAGTCCCGCAACCACCGCCGCCACGACCGGAATGGGAAGAAGAAAAAGAATGGACAGAAGAAGAGACACCTGTAGCCAGGAAAAAGAAAGGTACTTCCCCGATGGCTTTGGTTCTTTTGCTGATCATCGCCCTGGGAGGGGGCGGTTATTATTTGGCAACCAGTGGAAGGGACATGAACATTGGCGGCTATAATGTCGGAGAAGTCATTGATAACTTGCTTGCAAAGGCGGGCCTTTCAGAATTAGGGCCACAGGGGCAGATAGAAATTACTAATCTTAATGGCTATTATCTTCAGACAGATAAAAATGACCTGGCATTTGTTATTGAAGGAAAGGCGGTAAATAAATTTAACGGGCCGAGAAATTTCATAAAAATAAGAGCCGGTCTTTACGATGGAGCCGGTAAAGTTCTTATGCAGCAAGATGCGTACTGCGGAAATATCTTTAGTAAGGACGATATTGCATCTTTTACCAGGGCTAAAGTCCGGTCGCAAATGAAATCCAGGCTGGGCAAAGGTCTCATCAACAGCAATATTGCACCGGGAAGTGACGTTCCCTTTATGGTAATACTCTATGATATACCTGATGCTCTGGCAGAGTTTGATGTACAGGTTTTAGGCTCGGAAGATGCCATGCAAAAAATCCGGTAGGGCATGGCTGCAATAAGCAAAATGTTCTTGATAAAACAGCTTGTTATAAGATAATCTATGTTTTTTTGTTTATATTTATTTTAATTTTTTCAATCTTATTGGAGGTATTATGGCTGCCAGGGTTCAAATTAACGTACAGGATCACTTTCTTAATCAGGCAAGGAGAGAAAAAGTAAAAGTCAGGCTTTCTCTAATAAGCGGAAAAGATGTTGAAGGCTATATTAGAAGCTTCGATAATTACAGTTGTGTTGTTGAGGAAAACGGAGATGCCCATCTCATTTATAAACATGCGATAGCAACCGTTTCCCCTTTAATTCCGGAAAAAATGAAAACTTTAATTTCATTCCATGAAAAATAACAAAAATCTGGTTTTTTCATAAGGATAATATCTCTATGGTTTATTATTTTATTTCATCGCTAAAGCAGGTTCCACCGGCTCTAATTCTTACGGCCACTTTCTTGTTACCCCTGTCATATGCAGCTAAAGCCAATGCATCCGGCGCTGAAGATCATTTTATTCAGGAAACAGAAAGGGGCCAAATTGACTGGGTAAAAGGTGTTGTCAGATCAAAAGGCGCAACCTATGAATCGGCAACTGACAACTCGGCAAATGTTGCCGTGAAAAAAATGAAGACACTTCGTCTGGCAAAAATAGAGGCCATGAGAAACATCATCGAAACGATGAAATCCATTCGGGTAGATTCAAGTTCCACTATTGGGAATTACATGGAAGGTTCCAGCTATATTCGGAAGAAAATGCATGAAATAGTAAGGGCAGCAAAGGTTATTGAAAAGAACCCGCTTGATGATGGGGGAATGGAGATAACCATTGAGTTGCCCTTGAAGGGCCTGCTCATGGAGACAATGATCCAGGGCGGCAGTGATGTAAAGTTACCGGCAAGAGGGGAAGAGCTGTATACAGGCCTTATTATAGATGCAAGGGGACTGGAACTTAAGCCTGCCTTATCTCCTAAAGTGCTTAATGAATATGGAAGAGCGGTTTTCAGTACCTCTGTTGTTAAGCGGGGAGCGCTTCTCTCCCGGGGATTGGTTGCTTACAGCAGCAAGGTAGAGTATGCTGAAAGGAGCAGCAGGGTTGCAGACAGGCCACTCCTTATTCGGGCCTTAAGAAAGTCCGGTTTAAATGGCGTCAATCTTGTTATTTCCCGGGAAGATGAAGCAAAAATTAAAGATCCCTCAAGCAATATGAGCTGGCTTGCGGAGTGTAGAGTTATCCTCCTGATCGATTGATGGCCCTGATTTTTAGGGCATACAAATTCTCAATTCATTAGTATGAATTCTTCTTACATCATCATCGCCGCTTTT
It contains:
- the cmoA gene encoding carboxy-S-adenosyl-L-methionine synthase CmoA — encoded protein: MKDNIFDSSEIQGEFKFDEKVAQVFDDMLSRSVPFYGEVQRIIAELSLKYWQEGTRIYDLGCSTATTIINICSMAGDRKLLITGIDSSEPVIAKAREKVEKAGLKDQVELLCSDINDVEFNNASVVIMNYTLQFITPENRPTLIKKIYDGLVDGGILLLSEKVLEEDEEMSNLFIDKYYEFKKKMGYSDLEIAKKREALDKVLIPFTVDSELDLLRQGGFKNPSLFFKWFNFASFIAVKGRSNG
- a CDS encoding zinc-ribbon domain-containing protein gives rise to the protein MIIQCDQCQSKFKLDDSKITEKGAKVRCSKCKHIFTVKKEAPPVEEKQAPSATPPVEKEAFKESMPEKEEESQDFGFEEEEETESKLPGEEDIFGEEEEEDLSGFGGGLEEEEEDLTWGDLGGEGEGGEEGEGEEDLEDDFEINEEDFGLGVSREATPGEPESEVPGPEAGPEGEGEAGGFGLEGEGEAGGFGLEGEGEAGGFGLEGEGEAGGFGLEGEGEAGGFGLEGEGEAGGFGLEGEGEAGGFGLEGEGAGEAEAPGFGDLDLDASGELETETAAPEPQAMEEEVPQPPPPRPEWEEEKEWTEEETPVARKKKGTSPMALVLLLIIALGGGGYYLATSGRDMNIGGYNVGEVIDNLLAKAGLSELGPQGQIEITNLNGYYLQTDKNDLAFVIEGKAVNKFNGPRNFIKIRAGLYDGAGKVLMQQDAYCGNIFSKDDIASFTRAKVRSQMKSRLGKGLINSNIAPGSDVPFMVILYDIPDALAEFDVQVLGSEDAMQKIR
- a CDS encoding sigma 54-interacting transcriptional regulator, which produces MKKLFDDKDLSFGRAISKLAYCNPFLPERIEYEREALGDNFDEGEAHWNIKAGHYDERPNLVKIITLMEDFLKRKCRLLKEGKKGNKEEMALYTDMVLFLLYHRYHEQLQAIIDEAEKQGKCAGKISFFINFRKDASSFLDLPNFKDAIDSPHIFACFFQLRRAFHHIFSHIIGTSHAATKLRASVWQSIFTHDLRRYQKTLYSIMGDMTTLITGPSGTGKELVARAIGMSRYIPFDEQTGRFEADFTGLFLPLNISALTPTLVESELFGHKKGAFTGALQDRAGWLESCSPRGTVFLDEVGEIDAAIQVKLLRVLQERTFQRLGDTKNYTFKGKIIAATNRNLSKEMEEENFRSDFYYRLCSDIVKTPSLYDQLRESKDELKTLVLFIAKRQVGEEAEPLAREVVGWIDSNLGRYYRWPGNIRELEQCIRNIMIRNEYTPQSVSNTDKDKQFLAEIQSAALTAEELLNRYCSIVYSQTGSYQETGRRLGLDRRTVKARVDAGEDN
- a CDS encoding Rap1a/Tai family immunity protein — protein: MKKICLLITLMLFLYPGYSRAMEVNFLKFCEFLEVDSEELSKDAKAVTISCVAFIKGVVEAHKALVMENKIKPQFCKPSRVTYGKIGLMYLEYERKHSPKPHQNEAEFLLQALKDAYPCK
- the gloA gene encoding lactoylglutathione lyase — encoded protein: MEILHTMVRVGNLDKSIRFYTEAMGMKLRRKKDYPGGKFTLAFVAYGDSGGHEIELTYNWDRSTYTMGDAFGHIAVKTDDIYKMADHIKALGGKIVREPGPMKHGTTVIAFAEDPDGYKIELIQK
- a CDS encoding tetratricopeptide repeat protein, whose protein sequence is MKGKNIIVKQYKYTLLFMGLFICFQCLSGDTFAQTTSSPQKVSIKETNDKAKKLLWKGDIQKAIELWLSAIDLNQTIEASMKAEILNNLGFAYYQYDWYESAEYYLQSAKQIAPDRWSIYLNLADLYYDSDFFQQAIKNYEILLDLNPNYKYRDNIIKKINQIKNDHLDFNLYSLDEIKNDLKMNNEKLMFQKEVILDDTERPDYLITFHNIKIDSIGIVVIVWAQVEKKFKKVLELLGSHYDEFQIFKYGDNHFVKLLEELPGSGLYTEETVFCVLPDNTWQKIPFDRADNGYIKGLKKNQYVRKAYSNFTDNEMNYTVTIANENDPNCCPSGGSIYGTYNLTGKMTLNKNKNIYDTSFIITGR
- the cmoB gene encoding tRNA 5-methoxyuridine(34)/uridine 5-oxyacetic acid(34) synthase CmoB translates to MDNYLEPFADRIEIEEINGLRAERDTWMLKKGALPFKAAVETLPAFSSKYIDLSGDTITIGKREELTEEQFEALLKAAKTLLPWRKGPFKLFDHFIDSEWKSNFKWDRIYPHLSPLKGKVIADIGCNNGYYMFRMAHYDPKLVIGFDPMPRFRYIFNMVNRFASLPNLKFELLGAEHVHHFKNMFDTVFCMGVLYHSRNPIQILTGIWEAMKPEGELIVEGIGIPGEGSFAIFPEDRYGKARNVWFIPTADCLANWVKRAGFKDVECFSIDKTNSEEQRATEYAPWESLDDFLDPKDPSKTVEGYPAPVRICIKARKKTN
- the hfq gene encoding RNA chaperone Hfq; amino-acid sequence: MAARVQINVQDHFLNQARREKVKVRLSLISGKDVEGYIRSFDNYSCVVEENGDAHLIYKHAIATVSPLIPEKMKTLISFHEK
- a CDS encoding cupin domain-containing protein; translated protein: MKIVSTTDLDKIPSIHNPQVNKLEILHAGDVPHIDKVGQVIFAPGQIIPIHTHADIHEIFFIRSGNGVIRCNGEERHVREGTCIVVEPNEAHEVENTGSDTMLLIYIKMDSVSSGSKLKAA